In Thermoplasma sp. Kam2015, the following proteins share a genomic window:
- a CDS encoding YeeE/YedE family protein, producing the protein MIGVTAWEWIGLFIGMIIGGLAEAWGISNPEVLIRLGKWEDRLFIGCIAIAIGAGAIVLYGLSAIGVSFHWGIKPDYVIGVALGGIIFGTGIAISGYVPGTVWMALGEGRRDAIYALLGGLLGAATWTLIYQTSFGHWLTTYLNFGQIYFAGKVDTNLTIGFIVAIIWAAIMFTIAYTLPRYKKGKSCAYLSTHKGYKLDPEEEKMYLETANFLMEGASMPLGKDNLPEKVNYHWTVSSKLFGVTMLSVGIIIGLTVVLEMFLHQIFGESTTYSWIVAQIWLPAGYWKYSTLVVHTIGWEPFSDIGTLFGAFLASVFFTRRFQAFNNVIPPSWKARFGSSQIKRAAGAFSGAYLMLLGARMADGCASGHILSGDLQMAVSSLEFFIFVVIFLLLVAHIIYRRQ; encoded by the coding sequence ATGATAGGTGTAACTGCCTGGGAATGGATCGGCCTGTTCATCGGTATGATCATCGGTGGTCTGGCCGAGGCCTGGGGAATATCCAATCCGGAGGTTTTGATAAGATTGGGAAAGTGGGAGGATAGGCTTTTCATTGGCTGTATTGCAATTGCAATCGGTGCTGGTGCCATAGTGCTCTATGGGCTCTCAGCCATTGGAGTGTCCTTCCACTGGGGCATAAAGCCCGATTATGTCATCGGTGTTGCGCTAGGAGGTATAATATTCGGTACCGGTATAGCAATCTCAGGATATGTTCCTGGAACTGTTTGGATGGCTCTTGGAGAGGGCAGGCGTGATGCAATATACGCTCTCCTTGGTGGCCTTTTAGGAGCTGCCACATGGACGTTGATATACCAAACCAGCTTCGGTCACTGGCTCACAACGTACCTGAACTTTGGTCAAATTTACTTCGCTGGAAAGGTGGACACAAACCTCACAATAGGTTTCATTGTCGCAATAATCTGGGCTGCCATAATGTTCACAATAGCCTATACGTTGCCCAGATACAAGAAAGGAAAGAGCTGCGCATATCTTTCAACCCACAAAGGATATAAGCTTGATCCTGAAGAAGAAAAGATGTACTTGGAGACAGCAAACTTCCTGATGGAAGGAGCGTCTATGCCTCTAGGCAAAGACAACCTGCCTGAGAAGGTGAACTACCACTGGACCGTATCCTCAAAACTCTTCGGTGTCACCATGCTTTCAGTGGGTATCATCATAGGTCTGACGGTAGTTCTTGAGATGTTTCTGCATCAGATATTCGGGGAATCCACAACCTATTCATGGATCGTTGCACAGATATGGTTACCGGCAGGCTACTGGAAATACAGCACTCTCGTCGTACATACCATAGGATGGGAGCCGTTCAGCGACATAGGCACGTTGTTCGGGGCATTTCTAGCCTCTGTGTTCTTCACAAGGAGATTTCAAGCTTTCAACAATGTTATCCCGCCATCATGGAAGGCCAGATTTGGAAGCAGCCAGATAAAGAGAGCTGCTGGTGCGTTCTCAGGTGCATACCTGATGCTTCTGGGCGCAAGGATGGCGGATGGCTGTGCTAGCGGGCATATACTGAGTGGTGATCTTCAGATGGCAGTGAGCAGCCTGGAGTTCTTCATATTCGTGGTGATATTCCTGCTCTTGGTCGCACACATAATATACAGGAGGCAATAA